A window from Leptothermofonsia sichuanensis E412 encodes these proteins:
- a CDS encoding family 10 glycosylhydrolase, with the protein MPILTVTQNTVFKKTTAAATNLSSSEKFPVSAGQFFTVNYAFRVGEHCFIELPQPLGMVGRVGYFYLLHVKVSLQELRGVWLTNIDSEILYSRQNLKQGFQLLKTLGFNTIYPVVWHSGYTLYPSPIAQTFCGSATIPHSHFTHRDLLAEILEEAKPLNLRVIPCFEYGLMTAPNSSLALQRPDLLTTDRQNNQIFNRKLWLNPCQPEVQQFLAALMADVAERYEVDGIQLDDNFGFPAVLGYDSFSQALYRRENQGKPMPQTPEDPQRQQWCCSKLTTLLQQIVSRVKAKRNSLISLSPNPWGFARKHYHADWRLWQQMGLVEELVVQVYRSDFTTFVTELDKAEVVTARSQIPTAIAILTGLNTKPVSFSQFNQQIQKTREKQFAGIVCFFYETLLYQHLSPTKIPRNLSDLQRLFPSIQEFPFSDLDRHWASACMLALTERGVMRGYPDRTCRPDVGMTRAEFAALVAAVFPSARAIRPPGTFSDVSPQDWFHPAIQWATERGLLAGYPDGTFRPHQMASKLQAILVLVSPQSVSNPWVPHELLRLYFEDLAQVSDWAKKALSDAIVADIVVNYPNVRQLRPNQIITRGEVAALVCRTLKILHTVPRPYATWYWGLDEITEAVTVPYETWNGSGRLMRDIQVRLSQLGLYPVHEINGAYNWKTEQGLIQFCTALNLPNMKTGVLDQPFARALINTSSLKTGS; encoded by the coding sequence ATGCCGATACTGACCGTTACTCAAAACACCGTCTTTAAGAAAACAACGGCGGCGGCCACCAATCTTTCCTCCTCGGAGAAATTTCCCGTTTCTGCCGGGCAATTTTTCACAGTCAACTATGCCTTCAGGGTCGGTGAGCATTGCTTCATTGAGCTACCCCAACCCCTGGGCATGGTTGGCAGGGTGGGATACTTTTATCTGCTCCATGTAAAAGTCTCGTTGCAAGAACTGCGAGGAGTCTGGTTAACCAATATCGACAGTGAGATTCTCTATTCTCGCCAGAACCTTAAACAGGGCTTCCAATTGCTGAAAACCCTGGGATTTAATACGATTTATCCAGTGGTGTGGCATAGCGGTTATACCCTGTATCCCAGTCCGATCGCCCAAACATTCTGCGGTTCAGCCACCATTCCCCATTCCCACTTTACCCATCGGGATTTGCTGGCAGAGATCCTGGAAGAAGCAAAACCTTTGAATTTGCGAGTCATCCCCTGTTTTGAATATGGTTTGATGACGGCTCCAAATAGCTCTCTAGCCCTTCAACGTCCAGATTTGCTGACCACTGATCGGCAAAATAATCAAATTTTTAATCGCAAGCTCTGGTTGAATCCGTGCCAGCCCGAAGTTCAACAATTTCTGGCGGCTTTAATGGCAGATGTGGCAGAAAGATATGAGGTCGATGGCATTCAACTGGATGATAATTTCGGCTTTCCGGCTGTTTTGGGATACGACTCATTCAGTCAGGCATTGTATAGACGGGAAAATCAGGGAAAACCGATGCCTCAAACCCCTGAAGATCCCCAACGCCAGCAATGGTGCTGTAGTAAATTGACGACCCTGTTGCAACAGATTGTTAGCCGGGTTAAAGCAAAGCGAAATAGCCTGATTTCCCTGTCTCCCAACCCGTGGGGATTTGCACGCAAACATTACCATGCTGACTGGAGGTTGTGGCAGCAAATGGGGTTGGTGGAAGAACTGGTGGTGCAGGTGTATCGCAGTGATTTCACTACCTTTGTGACTGAACTGGACAAAGCCGAAGTGGTGACGGCTCGTTCCCAGATTCCAACAGCGATCGCGATTTTGACCGGCTTAAATACAAAACCAGTCAGTTTTAGCCAGTTCAATCAACAGATCCAGAAAACACGGGAAAAGCAATTTGCTGGTATTGTCTGTTTTTTCTACGAAACCCTGCTCTACCAGCACCTGTCCCCAACAAAAATTCCGCGCAATTTATCCGATTTGCAACGCCTGTTTCCTTCAATTCAGGAGTTTCCCTTCTCAGATCTGGATCGGCATTGGGCATCAGCCTGTATGCTTGCCCTGACTGAACGGGGTGTGATGCGTGGTTATCCAGATCGCACCTGCCGTCCTGATGTGGGGATGACACGAGCCGAATTTGCGGCATTGGTGGCGGCGGTGTTCCCCTCTGCCCGAGCGATCCGCCCACCGGGGACGTTTTCAGATGTATCGCCCCAGGATTGGTTCCATCCAGCGATTCAGTGGGCAACTGAGCGGGGGTTGCTGGCTGGTTATCCGGATGGCACCTTTCGACCGCATCAAATGGCTTCAAAGTTACAGGCGATATTAGTGCTGGTCAGTCCGCAATCGGTGTCAAATCCCTGGGTTCCCCACGAGTTATTGCGTCTGTACTTTGAGGATCTGGCCCAGGTTTCAGATTGGGCAAAAAAAGCACTTTCGGATGCGATCGTGGCAGATATTGTGGTGAACTATCCCAATGTCCGACAACTGCGCCCCAATCAAATCATCACACGGGGCGAAGTGGCTGCTCTGGTTTGTCGCACGTTGAAAATTTTGCATACCGTTCCCCGACCCTATGCCACCTGGTACTGGGGGTTGGATGAAATTACTGAAGCAGTTACTGTTCCTTATGAAACCTGGAATGGCAGTGGTCGGTTGATGCGAGATATTCAGGTGCGCTTATCCCAACTTGGACTGTACCCGGTGCATGAAATTAATGGAGCCTACAACTGGAAAACTGAGCAGGGACTCATCCAGTTCTGTACGGCTTTGAACCTGCCCAATATGAAAACTGGCGTATTGGATCAACCCTTTGCCCGGGCTTTAATCAATACTTCATCCCTGAAAACTGGAAGCTAA
- the ilvD gene encoding dihydroxy-acid dehydratase: MAENLRSRVVTQGVQRSPNRAMLRAVGFKDEDFTKPIVGIANGHSTITPCNMGIMPLAQRAESGIRAAGGMPQMFGTITISDGISMGTEGMKYSLVSRDVIADSIETACMGQSMDGVIAIGGCDKNMPGAMIAIARMNIPAIFVYGGTIKPGHLDGQDLTVVSAFEAVGQYSAGKISHEQMMQVERHACPGAGSCGGMFTANTMSSAFEAMGMSLMYSSTMAAEDAEKADSAEKSAVVLLDAIRQQRLPRHIITRQSIENAIAVVMAIGGSTNAVLHFLAIAHAAGVELTLDDFETIRGRVPVLCDLKPSGRYVATDLHKAGGIPQVMKMLLVHGLLHGDALTISGQTIEELLRDIPSEPSPDQDVIRPWDNPMYPSGHLAILKGNLATEGAVAKITGVKNPQITGPARVFESEEACLEAILANQINPGDILVIRYEGPKGGPGMREMLAPTSAIIGAGLGDAVGLITDGRFSGGTYGMVVGHVAPEAYVGGAIALVQEGDSITIDAPARLLQLNVPDDELERRRANWVPPQPRYTSGVLAKYATLVASSSLGAVTDLHVKP, translated from the coding sequence ATGGCAGAGAATTTGAGAAGCCGGGTTGTGACGCAGGGGGTGCAGCGCTCACCGAACCGGGCCATGCTGCGGGCAGTGGGGTTTAAGGATGAAGACTTCACGAAACCCATTGTTGGCATTGCCAATGGACACAGCACCATTACTCCCTGCAACATGGGCATTATGCCCCTGGCACAACGGGCAGAGAGCGGCATTCGGGCAGCCGGTGGAATGCCTCAAATGTTTGGTACCATCACCATCAGCGATGGCATCTCGATGGGAACGGAAGGGATGAAGTACTCCCTGGTATCGCGGGATGTAATTGCCGATTCGATTGAAACTGCCTGCATGGGGCAGAGTATGGATGGCGTGATTGCGATTGGTGGCTGCGATAAAAACATGCCAGGGGCAATGATTGCGATCGCCCGCATGAACATTCCTGCCATCTTTGTCTACGGCGGTACGATTAAGCCCGGACACCTGGATGGCCAGGATTTGACGGTGGTCAGTGCCTTTGAAGCGGTGGGTCAATACAGTGCTGGCAAAATCAGCCATGAACAGATGATGCAGGTGGAACGCCATGCCTGCCCCGGTGCCGGTTCCTGTGGTGGGATGTTTACGGCAAACACAATGTCCTCTGCTTTTGAAGCAATGGGCATGAGTCTGATGTACTCTTCCACGATGGCGGCTGAGGATGCTGAAAAGGCTGACAGTGCTGAAAAGTCGGCAGTGGTTTTGCTGGATGCGATTCGGCAGCAGCGCCTGCCCCGCCACATCATCACCCGCCAGTCGATTGAAAATGCTATTGCAGTTGTCATGGCAATTGGTGGCTCCACAAATGCTGTGTTGCACTTCCTGGCGATCGCCCATGCGGCTGGTGTTGAACTGACGCTGGATGATTTTGAAACCATTCGCGGGCGCGTCCCGGTTCTGTGTGACCTCAAACCCTCTGGTCGTTATGTCGCAACCGACTTACACAAAGCAGGGGGCATTCCCCAGGTAATGAAGATGTTACTCGTACATGGACTGCTGCATGGGGATGCCCTCACTATCTCTGGTCAGACCATTGAGGAACTGCTGAGAGACATTCCCAGCGAACCCAGCCCTGACCAGGATGTGATCCGACCCTGGGACAATCCCATGTATCCCAGTGGACACCTGGCAATTCTGAAGGGCAACCTGGCGACGGAAGGGGCTGTTGCCAAAATTACAGGTGTTAAGAACCCTCAAATCACTGGACCTGCCCGGGTGTTTGAGTCAGAAGAAGCCTGTCTGGAAGCGATCCTGGCAAATCAGATTAACCCTGGCGATATCCTGGTCATCCGCTACGAGGGACCCAAGGGGGGACCCGGTATGCGGGAAATGCTGGCTCCCACGTCAGCCATTATCGGTGCCGGTTTGGGGGATGCCGTAGGACTGATTACCGATGGTCGGTTTTCAGGTGGCACCTACGGCATGGTTGTGGGTCACGTGGCCCCAGAGGCTTATGTAGGTGGGGCGATCGCCCTTGTCCAGGAAGGGGATTCCATTACCATTGATGCTCCTGCCCGCCTGCTGCAATTGAACGTCCCCGATGACGAGTTAGAGCGTCGCCGTGCCAACTGGGTGCCACCCCAACCTCGCTACACCAGCGGTGTGCTGGCGAAGTATGCCACGCTGGTCGCGTCCAGCAGTCTGGGAGCCGTCACCGATTTGCATGTGAAACCCTAG
- a CDS encoding SAM-dependent methyltransferase codes for MKLHPLLRLLIVGTGIVSLGIVGCDQQRNFGADAGQQPNTNQVETETSGTPQGATTETQARALDVPYVPTPPAVVEEMLQIANVTGDDILYDLGSGDGRIVITAAKKFGTRGVGVDIDPQRVQEANQNAQEAGVSDRVKFREEDLFETDFSNATVVTLYLLPEVNLRLRPRLLEQLKPGTRVVSHQFDMGDWKPEKVVEVEGRTIYYWVVPEKAS; via the coding sequence ATGAAATTGCACCCTTTACTTCGATTACTGATTGTTGGAACTGGCATTGTTAGCTTAGGAATTGTTGGCTGTGATCAACAACGCAATTTTGGGGCAGATGCAGGGCAACAACCCAACACCAATCAGGTCGAAACGGAAACCAGTGGAACGCCCCAGGGTGCCACCACTGAAACCCAGGCGAGAGCGCTGGATGTCCCCTATGTTCCGACTCCTCCAGCCGTAGTTGAGGAAATGCTGCAAATTGCGAATGTGACTGGAGATGACATTCTCTATGACCTCGGTAGCGGCGATGGTCGGATTGTGATTACTGCGGCTAAGAAGTTTGGTACTCGCGGAGTTGGAGTGGACATCGATCCTCAGCGTGTGCAGGAAGCCAACCAGAATGCGCAGGAAGCGGGTGTCAGCGATCGCGTGAAATTCAGGGAAGAGGATTTGTTTGAAACCGATTTCAGCAACGCTACGGTTGTTACCCTTTATCTGTTACCAGAGGTTAACCTGCGGTTGCGCCCCAGATTGCTCGAACAACTCAAGCCCGGCACCCGCGTTGTCTCCCACCAATTTGATATGGGCGACTGGAAACCCGAAAAAGTGGTGGAAGTAGAGGGTAGAACCATTTACTACTGGGTGGTGCCTGAAAAAGCCTCCTGA
- a CDS encoding APC family permease, which translates to MNRVEQPSLLEQTVSTTSSIPKPSITLLNAIAIIVGIVIGAGIFETPSLVATNMTSWGAVLQVWLLGGLVSLIGALCYAELATSYPHVGGNYFYLQRAFGQSIATLFAWARMTVIQTGSIALLAFVFGDYASQLAPLGPYSPSLYAALAIALLTALNILGLRQGTLTQNWLAVAQVLGLLLVILIGFMVAPVLAAAPPSTESGSGSWGLALVFVLLSYGGWNEAAYISAEIKHPHQNIVRSLLWSLGIITALYFLINLAYLRGLGLEGMAASTAIAADLLRQTVGEPGAVIISLIVVISTLGSINATIFTGARTNYALGQDVPRFRFLGRWETRPSSPTAGYMLQALISLALVILGTVTRNGFETMVDYTAPIFWFFFLFSTLSLMVLRVQEPHRLRPFRVPLYPVLPILFCMVCGYLLYSSIVYTGIGALVGVAVVALGIPFLQWHRPRLPRS; encoded by the coding sequence GTGAATCGAGTTGAGCAACCAAGTCTGCTTGAACAAACAGTATCTACGACTTCTTCTATTCCAAAGCCATCAATTACCCTGCTCAACGCGATCGCCATTATTGTCGGAATTGTGATTGGGGCAGGAATTTTTGAAACGCCATCCCTGGTTGCGACCAATATGACTAGTTGGGGGGCGGTTTTACAGGTCTGGCTGCTGGGTGGACTGGTGTCGCTCATTGGGGCACTGTGTTATGCAGAACTGGCGACCTCCTATCCCCATGTGGGTGGTAACTATTTCTACTTGCAGCGAGCTTTTGGGCAGTCGATTGCTACCCTCTTTGCCTGGGCACGGATGACCGTCATCCAGACTGGTTCAATTGCCCTGCTGGCATTTGTTTTTGGTGATTACGCCTCCCAATTGGCTCCCCTGGGACCCTATTCACCCTCGCTCTACGCTGCCCTGGCGATTGCCCTGCTCACGGCCCTTAACATCCTGGGCCTGCGCCAGGGAACGCTGACTCAAAACTGGCTGGCGGTGGCTCAGGTTTTGGGGTTACTGCTGGTTATTCTGATTGGGTTTATGGTTGCCCCCGTTCTTGCCGCTGCCCCCCCTTCCACTGAATCTGGCTCTGGTTCCTGGGGACTGGCACTGGTGTTTGTCTTACTGTCCTATGGCGGCTGGAATGAAGCCGCGTACATTTCCGCAGAGATTAAACACCCCCATCAGAATATTGTGCGATCGCTCCTCTGGAGCCTGGGGATTATCACCGCGCTCTATTTTCTGATTAACCTGGCATATCTGAGGGGGTTGGGATTGGAAGGCATGGCAGCGTCAACCGCGATCGCCGCTGACCTGCTGCGCCAGACGGTGGGGGAACCGGGAGCCGTTATCATCAGCCTGATTGTGGTGATATCTACGCTGGGCAGTATTAACGCCACCATTTTTACAGGTGCTCGCACCAATTACGCCCTGGGACAGGATGTTCCCCGGTTTCGGTTCCTGGGACGCTGGGAAACTCGCCCCAGCAGTCCCACAGCCGGATATATGCTGCAAGCCCTGATCTCACTGGCACTGGTCATTCTGGGCACAGTAACCCGCAACGGGTTTGAGACAATGGTAGATTATACGGCTCCCATTTTCTGGTTTTTCTTCCTCTTCAGCACTCTTTCACTCATGGTCTTGCGGGTTCAGGAGCCTCATCGGTTACGTCCGTTTCGGGTACCGCTCTATCCTGTTCTCCCCATTCTGTTTTGCATGGTCTGTGGCTACTTGCTCTACTCCAGTATCGTCTACACCGGCATTGGGGCGCTGGTTGGAGTCGCTGTCGTTGCCCTGGGAATCCCATTTCTGCAATGGCACCGTCCGCGATTGCCCCGATCCTGA
- a CDS encoding sensor histidine kinase yields MFNHSRRNLARWFTLSMGTILVVFASGLYFQEVIEQLEAIDRLLYKKARVMAASVVYPLNRGQKKVDLSNVPLLGNNPSPPDSEVVYARWYNPAGDLQQFFGPPPPEQLHETSEFETVQLAAEPENSTAIWLRQVTVPVEHGGQVIGYLQIAVTLDPVRESLRDFLLMLVVMVPATLGVIGLVGWFLGGLAMAPIRQAYDQLQRFTADASHELRAPLAAVLSNAQVGLIAPMEKGTVKHARLEKIAELTKSMNLLINHLLFLARREGRIPPEALKSVDLRHWLKDVAKDQPLQTAAQHLKLELDIPDAAVMVRADPDLLGQAVTNLLENACKYTPEGGCIQLSLFSQAQQAIIQVQDNGIGIPDQDLPHIFERFYRVDKPRNRETGGFGLGLAIAHQIVEAHQGRISVASEMGRGSLFQIELPLE; encoded by the coding sequence ATGTTCAATCATAGCCGCCGCAATCTGGCTCGCTGGTTTACCCTCTCAATGGGAACCATTCTGGTTGTGTTTGCCAGTGGGTTATATTTTCAGGAAGTGATTGAACAATTAGAAGCCATTGATCGCCTGCTTTACAAGAAAGCCAGGGTAATGGCAGCCAGTGTCGTTTATCCACTCAACCGGGGACAGAAAAAGGTTGATCTGAGCAATGTTCCTTTGTTAGGAAACAATCCATCGCCGCCTGACAGCGAAGTGGTCTATGCCCGCTGGTACAACCCGGCGGGCGACCTCCAGCAATTTTTTGGTCCACCGCCACCGGAGCAATTGCATGAAACGTCTGAATTTGAGACCGTCCAACTGGCGGCTGAACCGGAAAACTCAACCGCCATCTGGTTGCGCCAGGTTACAGTACCCGTTGAGCACGGGGGGCAGGTCATCGGTTATCTCCAAATTGCTGTGACCCTCGATCCTGTGCGCGAGTCCCTGCGGGATTTTCTGCTGATGTTAGTGGTGATGGTGCCCGCCACCCTGGGGGTTATTGGGCTGGTGGGCTGGTTTTTGGGAGGACTTGCTATGGCCCCCATCCGCCAGGCCTATGACCAGCTTCAGCGTTTTACAGCCGATGCTTCCCATGAACTGCGTGCCCCATTGGCAGCGGTGTTGAGTAATGCGCAGGTGGGGTTGATTGCGCCCATGGAAAAGGGAACTGTTAAACATGCCCGGCTGGAAAAAATTGCGGAGTTGACCAAGTCTATGAACCTGCTGATCAACCATTTGCTGTTTCTGGCAAGACGGGAGGGTAGAATTCCCCCTGAAGCGCTGAAATCGGTTGACCTGAGGCATTGGTTGAAGGATGTAGCTAAGGACCAACCCTTACAGACAGCAGCTCAACACCTCAAACTGGAACTGGATATTCCGGATGCAGCGGTAATGGTGCGGGCAGACCCGGATTTGCTGGGTCAGGCAGTTACCAACTTACTGGAAAATGCCTGTAAATATACACCTGAGGGAGGATGCATCCAACTCAGTTTATTTTCCCAGGCGCAACAGGCCATCATCCAAGTCCAGGACAACGGTATTGGCATTCCTGATCAGGACTTACCGCATATTTTCGAGCGGTTTTATCGAGTGGATAAACCACGAAACCGGGAGACGGGAGGATTTGGATTAGGGCTGGCGATCGCGCATCAGATTGTGGAAGCTCACCAGGGACGCATCAGTGTTGCCAGTGAAATGGGCAGGGGTTCACTGTTTCAAATTGAATTGCCACTGGAATAG
- the rppA gene encoding two-component system response regulator RppA — MRILLVEDDIEQLEPLHTALSEAGHIVDGVKNGEMAQWVLSQRDYDLLILDWLLPEVSGINLCRQYRQMGKTAPVLMLTARDTISDKIMGLDAGADDYLVKPADVFELLARIRALGRRSPLWKGDILELVDLRLHIPTLTVERHQVEIQLSTREFQLLEYLMRHPQQVLTRDQIEQALWEWGSEPESNAMTALVRRLRQRLQPLGASAWIETVYGMGYRINPDVQS; from the coding sequence ATGCGGATTTTACTGGTAGAAGACGATATAGAACAACTGGAGCCACTGCATACAGCGTTGTCAGAGGCAGGACACATTGTAGATGGGGTTAAGAATGGTGAGATGGCACAATGGGTTTTATCCCAGAGAGACTATGATCTGCTGATTCTGGACTGGTTGCTACCGGAAGTGAGTGGCATTAACCTGTGTCGCCAGTATCGGCAGATGGGCAAAACGGCTCCTGTGTTGATGTTGACTGCCCGAGACACCATATCTGACAAAATTATGGGCCTGGATGCTGGGGCAGATGATTACCTGGTGAAACCCGCGGACGTGTTTGAACTGCTGGCGCGGATCCGGGCACTTGGTCGGCGATCGCCCCTCTGGAAGGGAGATATCCTGGAACTGGTTGACCTGAGACTGCACATTCCCACACTGACCGTTGAGCGCCACCAGGTTGAAATTCAACTTTCAACCCGCGAATTTCAACTGTTAGAATACCTCATGCGTCATCCCCAACAGGTGTTAACCCGTGACCAAATTGAGCAGGCGTTATGGGAATGGGGCAGTGAGCCAGAAAGTAATGCAATGACTGCACTGGTTCGTCGCTTAAGGCAGCGCTTACAGCCATTGGGGGCATCTGCCTGGATCGAAACGGTGTATGGCATGGGCTATCGGATCAATCCAGATGTTCAATCATAG
- a CDS encoding ferredoxin reductase family protein, with amino-acid sequence MRRLMMQSPIAIALMWIGLFLTFTLVPLLVLLLHPVPDQRNFWIEFSVALGFIGLAMMAVQFVITARVNRIEASYGIDILLQFHRYTSLVAFFMVLVHPIILFIVEPENLQFLNFPQAPWRAQMAVLGTLAFLAMVVTTIWRKPLKIPYEPWRAFHTVLAILALGLGFGHAIGVSHYLSLFWKAVLWSAIVLVALWLIVYVRLVKPWMMTRHPYVVEEVIPQRGDVWTLALRPIGHQGFRFQPGQFAWLTLNITPFSMREHPFSMSSSGDHPERIEFGIKALGDFTRRIKDIEPGTRAYLDGPYGVFTTDRYWDSAGFVLIAGGIGITPIYSILVTAAERKDDRPFLLIYASQTWDDITFREEIEALKEPLDLTVIHVLRKPTEDWTGETGYVDKELLARYIPLHRGSRHYFICAAPAMMDQVERALFDLDVPVTNVHMEHFNLA; translated from the coding sequence ATGAGACGGTTAATGATGCAAAGCCCGATCGCCATCGCTCTGATGTGGATTGGTTTATTTCTGACCTTTACGCTGGTACCGTTACTGGTTTTATTACTTCATCCGGTACCAGATCAGCGGAATTTCTGGATTGAATTTTCCGTGGCATTGGGCTTTATTGGGCTGGCAATGATGGCAGTCCAGTTTGTTATTACTGCCCGTGTTAACCGGATTGAAGCCTCCTACGGGATTGATATTCTGCTCCAGTTTCACCGCTATACCTCACTGGTCGCTTTTTTCATGGTGCTGGTTCACCCCATCATCCTGTTCATTGTGGAACCGGAAAACCTCCAGTTCCTTAACTTTCCCCAGGCACCCTGGAGAGCACAGATGGCGGTCCTGGGAACCCTGGCATTTCTGGCGATGGTGGTGACGACCATCTGGCGCAAACCACTGAAGATTCCCTACGAACCCTGGCGGGCGTTCCATACAGTGCTGGCGATTCTGGCACTGGGGTTGGGATTTGGGCACGCGATCGGCGTCAGTCATTACCTCAGCCTGTTCTGGAAGGCGGTCCTGTGGTCAGCGATCGTCCTGGTGGCCCTCTGGCTGATTGTCTATGTCCGACTGGTCAAACCCTGGATGATGACCCGACATCCCTATGTGGTTGAAGAGGTTATTCCCCAACGGGGAGATGTGTGGACTCTAGCATTGCGTCCCATCGGGCACCAGGGGTTTCGGTTTCAACCCGGTCAATTTGCCTGGTTAACCCTGAACATCACCCCCTTCAGTATGCGTGAACATCCCTTCTCCATGTCTTCTAGTGGCGACCACCCGGAACGCATTGAGTTTGGCATTAAAGCCCTGGGTGACTTTACCCGTAGAATCAAAGACATTGAACCTGGGACCAGAGCATATCTGGATGGACCCTATGGGGTATTTACAACCGATCGCTATTGGGACAGTGCCGGATTTGTGCTGATCGCCGGAGGCATTGGCATCACTCCCATTTACAGCATTTTAGTGACGGCGGCGGAACGGAAAGACGATCGCCCCTTTTTGCTGATTTATGCCAGTCAAACCTGGGATGACATCACCTTTCGGGAAGAAATCGAAGCGCTCAAAGAGCCGCTGGATCTGACGGTCATTCATGTTCTGCGCAAACCAACTGAAGACTGGACAGGCGAAACAGGCTATGTGGATAAAGAGTTGCTGGCACGTTACATTCCTCTGCATCGAGGCAGCCGCCACTACTTCATCTGTGCCGCCCCTGCCATGATGGACCAGGTCGAACGCGCCCTATTTGACCTGGATGTGCCCGTGACCAATGTTCACATGGAGCACTTCAACCTGGCATAG
- a CDS encoding PQQ-dependent sugar dehydrogenase has protein sequence MTTGLIIGVIGLTACDRPQPQTISSDSPASPNSSQPPATAAQEVAQTASCTLVESGFGPQGRVSIRVEEVATGLEVPWGIAFLSDGDMLVTERPGRVRLVQNGNLRSQPVATIQVTDSGEGGLLGIAAHPEIASNRLFYVYYTADVNESPMNRVERWRLAQDGLSATRDRVILDNIPVALYHNGGRIRFGPDGMLYIGTGDARKPDISQDPSSLAGKILRVTPDGDVPADNPVASSPVYISGIRNTQGFDWFNKSTLWVTDHGPSGELGRSGHDKVSIARAGDNLGWPTIYRCESGQGFVTPSLVWRQATPPGGAAVYTGDAIPEWKGSLMVATLRSEHLHRIVFDPRSPQQVQSHEVYLQGTQGRLREAIMGPDGELYITTSNCDGRGSCPPARDKILRVTR, from the coding sequence TTGACAACGGGTTTGATCATTGGGGTGATAGGGCTGACGGCTTGCGATCGCCCCCAACCTCAGACAATCTCATCAGATAGCCCAGCCTCCCCCAACTCCAGCCAGCCACCAGCCACCGCTGCCCAGGAAGTTGCCCAAACTGCCTCCTGCACCCTGGTGGAGAGTGGGTTTGGTCCCCAGGGACGGGTCAGTATACGGGTTGAAGAGGTGGCAACCGGGCTTGAGGTGCCCTGGGGCATTGCCTTTCTGTCGGATGGGGACATGCTGGTGACGGAGCGACCAGGGCGGGTTCGACTGGTGCAGAATGGTAACCTTCGTTCTCAACCTGTGGCCACCATTCAGGTGACGGACAGCGGTGAAGGCGGTTTGCTGGGAATTGCAGCTCACCCTGAGATTGCCAGCAATCGACTGTTCTACGTGTACTACACGGCGGATGTCAACGAATCCCCGATGAATCGAGTTGAGCGCTGGCGGCTGGCCCAGGATGGTTTGAGTGCTACCCGCGATCGCGTCATCCTTGACAACATTCCAGTAGCGCTTTATCACAACGGCGGGCGTATCCGATTCGGTCCAGATGGGATGCTCTACATTGGAACGGGTGATGCCAGAAAACCAGATATTTCACAGGATCCCAGCAGTCTGGCGGGCAAAATTCTGCGGGTGACCCCCGATGGGGATGTGCCGGCGGATAACCCGGTTGCCAGCAGCCCGGTCTATATTTCCGGTATTCGCAACACCCAGGGGTTTGATTGGTTCAATAAGTCCACGCTTTGGGTCACCGATCATGGTCCCAGTGGCGAACTGGGCAGGAGCGGTCACGACAAAGTCAGTATTGCCAGAGCTGGCGATAACCTGGGGTGGCCCACTATTTATCGCTGCGAGTCAGGACAGGGATTTGTAACACCCTCGCTGGTCTGGCGGCAGGCAACTCCTCCCGGTGGGGCAGCGGTTTATACCGGCGACGCTATTCCTGAATGGAAGGGCAGTCTCATGGTGGCAACCCTCCGGTCTGAGCATTTGCACCGGATCGTCTTTGATCCGCGATCGCCCCAGCAAGTCCAGAGCCATGAGGTATATTTGCAGGGCACCCAGGGACGGCTCAGGGAAGCAATCATGGGACCTGATGGTGAATTGTATATTACGACCAGCAACTGTGATGGGCGGGGAAGTTGCCCCCCCGCCCGGGACAAAATTCTGCGCGTCACCCGGTAA